In a genomic window of Roseiflexus castenholzii DSM 13941:
- a CDS encoding XamI family restriction endonuclease, with amino-acid sequence MVADRLCSAVANPIVRNAQEQRQLAMIGDYLDQIGYRKQHHPSDKPLTDMEPGTYTFRLNVPVGRTHRVNIPIDVVIQPKKRRKDRLPIFIEAKSAGDFTNTNKRRKEEATKIHQLQATYGKSVAFVLFLCGYFGSDYLGYEAAEGIDWVWEHRIDDLGRLGL; translated from the coding sequence ATCGTTGCCGACCGGCTTTGCAGCGCGGTAGCGAATCCGATTGTGCGCAACGCTCAGGAGCAACGGCAGCTCGCTATGATCGGCGACTATCTCGATCAGATTGGCTATCGAAAACAACATCACCCATCAGACAAGCCGCTCACGGATATGGAACCGGGCACGTACACCTTCCGCTTGAATGTGCCCGTCGGAAGGACTCATAGGGTCAATATTCCGATCGACGTTGTTATCCAGCCCAAGAAACGACGCAAGGACCGGCTGCCAATCTTTATTGAGGCGAAGTCAGCAGGTGACTTTACAAACACAAATAAGCGGCGTAAGGAAGAGGCCACGAAGATTCATCAGCTCCAGGCGACCTACGGGAAGAGCGTGGCCTTCGTTCTATTCCTTTGCGGATATTTCGGCAGCGATTATCTGGGTTACGAAGCCGCCGAAGGGATCGACTGGGTGTGGGAGCACAGGATCGACGATCTGGGAAGACTGGGATTGTAG
- a CDS encoding GatB/YqeY domain-containing protein, whose protein sequence is MAILQQLQNDLKAALKSGDRLRVETIRMAIDALKKAQMAQVKAAFDAAGGESADAAALAEIDRHATLTEAAEHEVLTKEVKRRREAAELYRKGGRTDLAEKEEAEAAILQAYLPQQLSEEELRPLVKAIIDEIGAAGPADMGRVMPVLMQRLKGRADGRLISQMARDLLSHAL, encoded by the coding sequence ATGGCAATACTCCAACAATTGCAGAACGATCTCAAGGCGGCGTTGAAGAGCGGCGACCGATTGCGGGTGGAGACGATCCGCATGGCGATCGACGCTTTGAAGAAGGCGCAAATGGCGCAGGTGAAAGCCGCATTCGATGCGGCTGGCGGCGAGTCGGCGGATGCCGCCGCACTCGCGGAAATTGACCGTCATGCGACTCTGACCGAAGCGGCAGAGCACGAGGTCCTTACGAAAGAAGTGAAACGCCGACGCGAAGCCGCCGAACTGTACCGGAAAGGAGGTCGGACCGATCTTGCCGAAAAGGAGGAGGCGGAAGCGGCGATTCTTCAGGCGTACCTGCCGCAGCAACTTTCGGAAGAAGAATTGCGCCCCCTCGTCAAAGCGATCATCGATGAGATCGGCGCTGCCGGTCCTGCCGATATGGGCAGGGTTATGCCGGTGTTGATGCAGCGGCTCAAGGGGCGCGCTGATGGTCGCCTGATCAGTCAGATGGCGCGCGATCTTTTGAGCCATGCGCTGTGA
- a CDS encoding Rqc2 family fibronectin-binding protein, with amino-acid sequence MYFDALTLAAVVDELRATIVGGRVQRVLLPGALSVALEIYTGRRCYLLLSAHPQFARVQLSPVRISRGTDATPPLLLLLRKYVNRGRITAVEQPDLERVLLLSIAKRPFSRNSDHPADLDDDDTPPEDTAPEEETLRCELIVEIMEQRSNIVLVGDDNIILAAARHVTPRMSRRPVLPREPYELPPPQIKYDPRQATAAELRAAIPDGQPDLARALVSAYRGLSPLAAREAVYRVMGRTLVPTGPDLPWDALADALCALWHASWSPHLVVDERGPIAFAPYEITHLAGARPYASMSAALDAYYAARERLTAHQQRRDALREQLHDTRERLERQRSALHAELQRAADFERLRWEGEMIFAFLHTLTPGQEHLDVEGRTITLDPHKSPVESAQERFRAYDKAKSALTGVPERLRAVELRLAGLDETLALLDVAERFEEIEAIAREAEAEGYLGPASTERTRKRQARPMPPLRLESSDGFTIYIGRTAQQNEQVTFRLGAPDDLWLHARGAPGAHVIIKSGGREVPERTIEEAAALAAYYSALRSSSSVDVEIARRRHVRKVRGGPAGLVTYRAERSVRVAPRPPW; translated from the coding sequence ATGTATTTCGATGCCCTGACTCTTGCCGCTGTCGTCGATGAATTGCGCGCAACCATTGTTGGCGGTCGCGTCCAGCGTGTGTTGCTGCCCGGTGCGCTGAGCGTCGCGCTTGAAATCTATACCGGTCGCCGCTGCTACCTGCTTCTCTCCGCCCATCCGCAGTTTGCGCGCGTCCAGTTGAGCCCGGTGCGCATCTCACGCGGCACGGATGCGACGCCGCCATTGTTGCTGTTGTTGCGCAAGTATGTCAATCGCGGGCGGATCACTGCCGTTGAACAGCCCGATCTGGAGCGGGTGTTGCTGCTAAGTATAGCCAAACGTCCCTTCTCGCGCAACTCCGATCACCCAGCGGATCTCGACGATGATGACACGCCGCCGGAGGACACCGCGCCGGAGGAGGAAACGCTGCGTTGTGAGTTGATTGTCGAAATCATGGAACAGCGCAGTAATATTGTGCTGGTTGGCGACGACAATATCATTCTGGCGGCAGCGCGGCATGTGACGCCGCGCATGAGCCGCCGACCTGTGCTGCCGCGTGAACCATACGAACTCCCGCCGCCGCAGATCAAATACGACCCACGGCAGGCGACGGCGGCTGAACTGCGCGCCGCCATCCCGGATGGGCAACCTGATCTGGCGCGTGCTCTGGTGAGCGCCTATCGCGGTTTGTCGCCGCTGGCGGCGCGCGAAGCGGTGTATCGGGTGATGGGACGCACCCTTGTGCCTACCGGTCCCGATCTGCCATGGGACGCGCTCGCCGACGCGCTGTGCGCGTTGTGGCACGCTTCCTGGTCGCCGCATCTGGTGGTCGATGAGCGTGGCCCGATCGCGTTTGCGCCATATGAAATCACACATCTGGCAGGGGCGCGCCCCTACGCCTCGATGAGCGCCGCACTCGATGCATACTACGCGGCGCGTGAGCGCCTGACGGCGCACCAGCAACGCCGCGACGCGCTGCGCGAGCAGTTGCATGATACGCGCGAGCGCCTGGAACGGCAGCGATCCGCTTTGCACGCCGAGTTGCAGCGTGCAGCCGACTTCGAGCGATTGCGCTGGGAGGGAGAAATGATCTTCGCCTTCCTCCATACGCTGACGCCGGGGCAGGAGCATCTTGACGTCGAAGGACGCACCATTACGCTCGACCCCCATAAGTCGCCGGTCGAGTCCGCTCAGGAGCGATTTCGCGCCTATGACAAAGCCAAAAGCGCGCTTACGGGAGTCCCCGAACGATTGCGCGCCGTCGAGTTGCGTCTGGCAGGTCTTGACGAAACGCTGGCGCTGCTGGACGTAGCGGAGCGGTTCGAGGAGATTGAGGCGATTGCGCGTGAAGCGGAAGCAGAAGGGTATCTTGGACCCGCATCCACAGAACGCACCCGGAAGCGCCAGGCGCGTCCTATGCCTCCCCTGCGTCTTGAGTCGAGTGACGGATTCACGATCTATATCGGGCGAACCGCGCAGCAGAACGAGCAGGTCACCTTCCGTCTCGGCGCGCCCGATGATCTCTGGCTGCACGCGCGCGGCGCGCCTGGCGCCCACGTCATTATCAAAAGCGGCGGACGGGAGGTTCCAGAACGCACAATTGAGGAAGCAGCGGCGCTGGCGGCATACTACAGCGCTCTGCGTTCATCCTCGAGCGTTGATGTCGAGATTGCGCGACGCCGCCACGTGCGCAAGGTGCGTGGCGGACCGGCAGGTCTGGTGACGTACCGGGCGGAGCGGAGCGTGCGGGTGGCGCCGCGACCGCCATGGTAG
- the ybeY gene encoding rRNA maturation RNase YbeY gives MDDAEILVDVQVVPQYAAVVDATLVERAVAQTLRTDDVAGPVEISILITDDADVHRLNQTYRGVDAPTDVLSFAEDDDHSFVRPPDAPRYLGDIAISWDRVVAQAAEYGHSRERELAFLVVHGVLHLLGYDHERGPVDEADMRAREEAILGALGLSREG, from the coding sequence ATGGATGATGCTGAAATACTGGTTGATGTTCAGGTCGTTCCGCAGTACGCTGCAGTGGTCGATGCTACGCTGGTCGAGCGCGCTGTTGCGCAAACGCTGCGCACTGACGATGTCGCCGGTCCGGTGGAGATCAGCATTCTAATCACCGATGATGCAGACGTGCATCGGTTGAATCAGACCTACCGCGGCGTCGATGCGCCAACCGATGTGCTCTCTTTCGCAGAGGATGACGACCATTCGTTTGTGCGCCCGCCTGATGCGCCTCGCTACCTTGGGGATATTGCCATTTCCTGGGACCGGGTGGTGGCGCAGGCAGCGGAGTACGGTCATTCGCGTGAGCGCGAACTTGCCTTTCTTGTTGTTCATGGCGTTCTGCACCTGTTGGGTTACGACCACGAGCGTGGTCCGGTTGATGAAGCCGACATGCGCGCACGCGAGGAGGCGATCCTCGGTGCGCTGGGTTTGAGCCGTGAGGGGTGA
- the accC gene encoding acetyl-CoA carboxylase biotin carboxylase subunit — MFDTVLVANRGEIALRVMRACKELGLRTVAIYSEADRHAPHVAYADAAYLVGPASAAQSYLNIERIIEVARESGAGAVHPGYGFLAENPSFARAVTLAGLVFIGPPAEVMERMGGKVAARREAKAAGVPVVPGTLYPIGTLEELRACAHEYGYPIAIKAVAGGGGRGFRVVFEEGELRQAFESARREAELGFGNADVYVEKYLTDPRHIEIQVLADAHGNVIHLGERECSVQRRHQKLIEESPSPVMTPELRKRMGEAAVRLATQVGYVSAGTLEFIYQDGEFYFLEMNTRIQVEHTVTEMVTGVDLVKAQLRIARGERLWLTQHDIVMRGHAIECRINAEDPASNFRPSLGTLVEYSEPYGFGVRVDSGVHKGYTIPQHYDSLIAKLICWGDDRAEAIARMRRALTDYRIVGVAHTIPFHLLTMSHPVFQEGKATINFIPHHLADQLGALSQGFLSPVSAAAVSSGPARIFEVEVNGRLFTVRVAEAETRAERTERRTRQASDRAAHRALHPIADGVASALQGTISAVLVSPGQEVEAGQVVFVIEAMKMENEIAAPRKGVIGEVRVQVGQAVEPGTVLATYRAAGEVAA, encoded by the coding sequence ATGTTCGACACGGTGCTGGTCGCCAATCGTGGTGAGATTGCCTTGCGCGTGATGCGCGCCTGCAAAGAATTGGGGTTGCGAACGGTTGCGATCTACAGTGAAGCGGACCGTCACGCACCACATGTGGCGTATGCCGACGCCGCCTATCTGGTGGGTCCGGCTTCGGCGGCGCAGAGTTATCTGAACATCGAACGGATCATCGAAGTTGCGCGCGAGTCGGGGGCAGGCGCCGTGCATCCGGGGTATGGCTTTCTGGCAGAGAACCCATCGTTTGCGCGCGCCGTGACGCTCGCCGGTCTGGTGTTCATTGGTCCTCCGGCTGAGGTGATGGAACGTATGGGCGGGAAAGTTGCCGCGCGTCGCGAGGCGAAAGCCGCAGGGGTGCCGGTTGTGCCAGGAACGCTCTATCCCATCGGCACACTGGAGGAATTGCGGGCGTGCGCCCACGAGTACGGCTATCCCATCGCAATCAAAGCCGTCGCTGGCGGTGGCGGGCGCGGCTTCCGCGTCGTGTTCGAGGAGGGCGAACTGCGGCAGGCGTTCGAGAGTGCGCGCCGCGAGGCGGAACTTGGTTTCGGCAACGCCGATGTGTATGTTGAAAAATATCTGACCGACCCGCGCCATATTGAAATTCAGGTGCTGGCAGACGCACACGGCAACGTCATCCATCTCGGCGAACGCGAGTGTTCGGTGCAGCGCCGTCATCAGAAGTTGATCGAGGAAAGTCCATCACCGGTCATGACGCCTGAGTTGCGTAAGCGCATGGGAGAAGCGGCGGTTCGCCTGGCGACGCAGGTCGGGTATGTCAGCGCGGGGACGCTTGAATTTATCTATCAGGACGGCGAGTTCTATTTCCTCGAGATGAACACCCGTATTCAGGTCGAGCATACCGTTACCGAAATGGTCACCGGCGTCGATCTGGTGAAAGCGCAACTGCGGATCGCGCGCGGCGAACGGCTCTGGCTGACCCAGCACGACATCGTGATGCGCGGGCATGCGATTGAATGCCGCATCAATGCCGAAGACCCCGCCAGCAACTTCCGCCCCTCGCTTGGAACGCTCGTCGAGTACAGCGAACCATACGGCTTCGGGGTGCGAGTCGACAGCGGCGTGCATAAAGGGTATACTATTCCGCAACATTACGACTCATTGATTGCCAAGTTGATCTGCTGGGGCGATGATCGCGCCGAAGCGATTGCGCGCATGCGCCGCGCTCTGACGGATTATCGGATCGTCGGGGTGGCGCATACGATTCCGTTCCATCTCCTGACCATGTCGCATCCGGTGTTCCAGGAGGGCAAGGCGACGATCAACTTTATTCCGCATCACCTTGCCGATCAGTTAGGCGCCTTGAGTCAGGGTTTTTTGAGTCCGGTATCAGCCGCCGCAGTGAGTAGCGGACCGGCGCGCATCTTTGAAGTCGAAGTCAACGGACGCCTTTTTACGGTGCGGGTGGCGGAAGCCGAGACGCGCGCAGAGCGAACGGAACGGCGCACCCGGCAGGCGAGCGACCGCGCTGCGCATCGCGCATTGCACCCAATTGCCGATGGGGTCGCCAGTGCATTGCAGGGAACCATCTCGGCAGTGCTGGTATCGCCCGGCCAGGAAGTGGAAGCAGGTCAGGTGGTGTTCGTGATCGAAGCGATGAAGATGGAGAACGAAATCGCCGCGCCGCGCAAAGGGGTCATTGGTGAGGTGCGCGTGCAGGTCGGGCAGGCTGTCGAGCCTGGCACGGTGTTGGCGACTTATCGCGCTGCCGGCGAAGTTGCAGCATAA
- a CDS encoding diacylglycerol kinase family protein, translating into MATNHQSPATDRQTVAGYRMPGATRLRSASAPRRSSVRWVQRRLRSFLFAFAGIGHLLRTQGNAQIHVVAGSVAIVLGFFFNIDRGEWLALALTITLVLAAEGVNTAVEAVVDLVTPGFHPLAKIAKDVAAGTVLLTAIGAVAVGVIVFLPRLWTLVAPLIQGAI; encoded by the coding sequence ATGGCGACGAATCATCAGTCTCCAGCAACCGATCGTCAGACGGTCGCCGGGTATCGTATGCCCGGCGCGACGCGCCTGCGTAGTGCGTCGGCGCCTCGCCGCAGCTCCGTTCGCTGGGTTCAGCGGCGATTGCGTTCGTTTCTTTTCGCATTTGCGGGGATTGGTCATCTTTTGCGCACGCAGGGAAATGCGCAGATCCACGTGGTGGCTGGAAGCGTTGCGATTGTGCTCGGCTTTTTCTTCAACATTGATCGCGGCGAATGGCTGGCGCTGGCGCTGACCATCACGCTGGTGCTGGCAGCCGAGGGGGTGAACACCGCAGTTGAGGCGGTGGTCGATCTGGTGACGCCTGGGTTCCATCCGCTCGCCAAGATCGCCAAGGATGTGGCGGCCGGAACGGTGCTCCTCACCGCAATCGGCGCCGTCGCCGTCGGTGTGATTGTCTTTCTGCCGCGTCTCTGGACACTCGTCGCGCCGTTGATCCAGGGCGCGATCTGA
- a CDS encoding HD family phosphohydrolase yields MNIRQWFHRSIRVDQSHGDESAHQSPNRAWQRLTAGLSLGLALVIWLALAWQPMVAPDLQLGQPSPRDIQADRTITYVSEWRTEQERTRAESAADTVIYSRDMSIPIQQRAELKNLLQTITQIRDDPTLSKAQERERLTSLPNSTLIISPELASVIARQTDESWALISSLSLELYDRALSENRYMLNEQKIAELRSFSLPYWASLQAETPEQAELIALFSGSFLKTNQFIDEAATQRRKQEVRDAVQPVTVRILQGESIVRQGDVVTPDVLEKLEALGALRTKTNWTALGGRVLLALLIAGAFGAYVATAQRDALKDVRPLLLVFGLLALAIVAARLITPFGMQWTQAFPVALIAMLLAALFNVGLSLMSVGILSAVIASLSDNQLTTALTLFLGGIAGALLIGRGERSLLFFISGVAVSLMMCAAQFTFHLLNGALPTFDQALTILAVSGVNGALSAILALGLYNLAGQLAGTVTPLRLMELAHPAQPLLRRLIREAPGTYYHSVAVGNLAESAAEAIGADALLLRVASYYHDIGKTIRPFFFTDNQSDRENVHDDLDPLTSAQIIADHVREGRKMAIAAGLPAQIVDFISTHHGTSVIKYFYQRALQQHDSVNIEDYRYPGPRPRTREQGIMMLADSVEATVRSKFQAGSVISSREANNGDARGREHGKTLEELVTAIIDERVRSGQLDECPLTLHDLARIRQAFITTLQGIYHPRVDYTPGKPVT; encoded by the coding sequence ATGAATATCAGACAATGGTTCCATCGATCAATCCGTGTGGATCAGTCGCATGGGGACGAGTCGGCGCATCAATCGCCGAACCGCGCGTGGCAACGTCTGACGGCGGGGCTAAGTCTGGGGCTTGCTCTGGTCATCTGGCTGGCGCTGGCATGGCAGCCGATGGTTGCCCCCGACCTCCAGCTTGGGCAGCCAAGTCCGCGTGATATTCAGGCGGATCGGACAATCACCTATGTGAGTGAGTGGCGCACCGAACAGGAACGCACCCGCGCTGAGAGCGCCGCCGATACGGTGATCTATTCGCGCGATATGAGCATCCCCATTCAGCAGCGCGCGGAACTCAAGAACCTGCTGCAAACCATCACTCAGATCCGGGACGATCCAACACTGTCCAAGGCGCAGGAGCGCGAACGCCTGACGAGCCTGCCCAACAGTACGCTGATCATTTCGCCCGAACTGGCCAGCGTTATTGCCCGCCAGACCGATGAGTCGTGGGCATTGATCAGTTCACTGTCGCTGGAACTGTATGATCGCGCGCTGAGCGAAAACCGGTATATGCTCAATGAGCAAAAGATCGCCGAACTGCGCTCGTTCTCGTTGCCCTATTGGGCATCCCTTCAGGCGGAGACGCCGGAACAGGCGGAATTGATCGCGCTCTTCAGCGGTTCGTTTCTGAAAACGAACCAGTTCATCGATGAGGCAGCCACGCAACGCCGCAAACAGGAAGTGCGCGACGCGGTGCAACCGGTGACGGTTCGAATCCTTCAGGGCGAAAGCATTGTGCGTCAGGGGGACGTGGTAACCCCTGACGTGCTGGAAAAACTTGAGGCGCTGGGGGCGCTGCGCACGAAAACGAACTGGACGGCGCTTGGGGGCAGGGTGTTGCTGGCGCTGCTGATTGCCGGCGCGTTTGGCGCGTATGTTGCAACCGCGCAACGCGATGCGCTAAAGGACGTTCGACCGCTCCTGCTGGTGTTCGGTCTCCTGGCGCTGGCAATTGTTGCGGCGCGGTTGATCACGCCGTTCGGCATGCAGTGGACCCAGGCATTTCCCGTGGCGTTGATTGCAATGTTGCTGGCAGCCCTCTTCAATGTCGGTCTGTCGCTGATGAGTGTGGGAATCCTCAGTGCTGTCATTGCCAGTTTGAGCGACAATCAACTGACGACGGCGCTGACGCTCTTCCTGGGGGGAATTGCCGGCGCATTGCTGATAGGACGTGGTGAACGCTCGTTGCTGTTCTTCATCAGCGGCGTGGCGGTGTCTCTGATGATGTGCGCTGCGCAATTCACCTTTCATCTGCTCAATGGTGCGCTCCCGACATTCGATCAGGCGCTGACGATCCTGGCGGTGAGTGGCGTCAATGGTGCGCTCTCGGCAATCCTGGCGCTCGGTCTCTACAACCTTGCCGGTCAACTGGCCGGTACGGTCACGCCGCTGCGGCTCATGGAACTGGCGCATCCGGCACAACCGCTGTTGCGTCGCCTGATCCGCGAAGCGCCCGGCACCTATTATCACAGCGTCGCGGTCGGCAATCTGGCGGAGAGTGCGGCGGAGGCGATCGGCGCCGATGCCCTCTTGCTGCGCGTTGCGTCGTATTATCACGATATTGGTAAGACGATCCGCCCGTTCTTCTTTACCGATAACCAGAGCGACCGCGAGAATGTGCACGATGATCTCGATCCGCTGACCAGCGCTCAAATTATTGCCGACCATGTGCGCGAGGGGAGGAAAATGGCGATTGCCGCCGGTCTGCCGGCGCAGATCGTCGATTTTATCAGCACCCATCACGGCACCAGCGTGATCAAGTATTTCTACCAGCGCGCCCTCCAGCAGCACGATTCGGTGAATATCGAGGACTATCGCTACCCCGGTCCACGACCGCGCACGCGCGAGCAGGGTATCATGATGCTCGCCGATTCGGTCGAGGCGACGGTGCGCTCGAAGTTCCAGGCAGGCAGTGTGATTTCCAGCCGCGAGGCGAATAACGGCGATGCGCGGGGGCGTGAACATGGCAAGACGCTCGAAGAATTGGTGACGGCGATTATCGATGAACGGGTGCGCAGCGGGCAACTTGATGAGTGCCCCCTGACGCTGCACGACCTGGCGCGCATCCGCCAGGCGTTCATTACGACCTTGCAGGGAATTTATCACCCGCGCGTCGATTATACGCCGGGAAAACCCGTAACCTGA
- a CDS encoding guanylate kinase: protein MPVADRNPLLDGLPAYPLLIVISGPSGVGKDSILNRMRELKVPFHFVVTATDRPMRAGERDGYDYHFVTTERFREMISQGELIEWARVYGHYKGIPASEVRDALASGRDVVLRIDVQGAATVRRLAPEAVLIFVAPGSLDELRARLVQRRTENNTEIDRRLSVAQQEMEALDAFDYIVLNRADRLDDAVAQIQAIVAAEKLRVHPRHVVL from the coding sequence ATGCCCGTCGCTGATCGCAATCCGTTACTCGATGGTCTGCCAGCATATCCGCTGCTGATCGTCATCTCCGGTCCGTCTGGCGTCGGAAAGGACTCCATCCTGAACCGGATGCGTGAATTAAAGGTGCCGTTTCATTTCGTCGTCACTGCGACCGACCGCCCAATGCGCGCAGGTGAGCGTGATGGATACGATTATCATTTTGTGACGACTGAGCGTTTTCGGGAAATGATCAGTCAGGGAGAGTTGATCGAATGGGCGCGGGTCTACGGTCACTACAAAGGCATTCCGGCGTCTGAGGTGCGCGATGCGCTGGCGTCGGGGCGCGATGTGGTGCTGCGGATCGACGTCCAGGGCGCGGCTACCGTGCGTCGGTTAGCGCCCGAAGCAGTGCTCATTTTTGTGGCGCCGGGCAGCCTGGATGAACTTCGGGCGCGGCTCGTGCAGCGTCGCACCGAAAACAACACGGAGATCGACCGACGCCTGAGTGTGGCGCAGCAGGAGATGGAAGCGCTCGATGCGTTCGATTACATTGTGTTGAACCGCGCCGACCGCCTGGACGACGCTGTGGCGCAGATTCAGGCGATTGTGGCAGCGGAAAAGTTGCGCGTGCATCCGCGACACGTTGTGCTGTAG
- a CDS encoding XamI family restriction endonuclease: MKTRPINADKPHLWKADIAASVDRFNQWFMDCAPEVFRSTRVQTTEQVKAALVATNDLRTLSPATLKGNPGALPTLRMCTAPPLAVDRLVGLAGSSKNLVGRMEKGKLPTKMTATVLDTELTKICGILSRLLDRDIFPWLDNREGPTES; the protein is encoded by the coding sequence ATGAAGACGCGACCAATCAACGCCGACAAACCGCACCTCTGGAAGGCGGATATCGCGGCTTCTGTTGATCGCTTCAACCAGTGGTTCATGGACTGTGCCCCAGAGGTATTTCGGTCCACACGGGTGCAGACGACCGAGCAGGTCAAGGCAGCGCTGGTGGCAACCAACGACCTTCGGACCCTGAGTCCAGCCACGCTCAAGGGAAACCCTGGCGCTCTCCCGACGCTGCGCATGTGCACCGCACCACCGCTCGCCGTCGACCGACTCGTCGGTTTGGCGGGTTCAAGCAAGAATCTCGTTGGACGAATGGAGAAGGGTAAGCTGCCAACCAAGATGACGGCTACCGTCCTCGACACGGAGCTGACAAAGATCTGCGGCATTCTCTCACGACTCTTGGACCGGGATATTTTCCCCTGGCTGGACAATCGCGAGGGCCCAACCGAATCATGA
- a CDS encoding dihydrodipicolinate synthase family protein, producing MVAPELFVASVTPFTSPSGAVDHDFIIRHLRWLEAQGVDGVVPCGTTGEGQSLSVAERMAIFDTVMRHRERLRVFAGTGCAALSDTIILTRYAIERGAEAALVLPPFYFKNLSDAGLLGYYRALCDALPSGARLILYHIPPMSQIPVTPAVIEGLYQSHPHMVYGVKDSSGDPAYLAMLTQRFPTLRVYVGSAALLAQALRDGATGGIFALSNVFPREMRAVMTAHLTGGDVETAQRLVTALSQALKPYGNPPAIKALLARLTDLPRASSRFPLVDLTPDDAETLWTAVRKVEAT from the coding sequence ATGGTTGCGCCAGAACTCTTTGTTGCCAGCGTCACACCCTTCACATCGCCTTCGGGCGCTGTCGATCACGATTTCATCATCAGGCATTTGCGCTGGTTAGAGGCGCAGGGTGTCGATGGCGTCGTGCCGTGCGGGACAACCGGCGAAGGTCAGTCGTTGAGCGTTGCCGAGCGGATGGCCATCTTCGACACGGTGATGCGCCATCGTGAACGGTTGCGGGTGTTTGCAGGAACCGGCTGCGCTGCGTTGAGCGACACCATCATCCTGACACGCTATGCGATCGAGCGCGGCGCCGAGGCGGCGCTGGTGTTGCCGCCATTCTATTTCAAGAATCTGAGCGACGCCGGTTTGCTCGGATACTACCGCGCGCTGTGCGATGCGCTGCCGTCTGGCGCGCGCCTGATCCTGTATCATATTCCGCCAATGAGCCAGATTCCTGTCACTCCCGCTGTTATCGAGGGGCTTTATCAGAGCCATCCGCATATGGTGTACGGCGTGAAGGACAGCAGCGGCGATCCTGCTTATCTGGCGATGCTGACGCAGCGATTCCCCACATTGCGCGTGTACGTCGGAAGCGCGGCGCTGCTCGCACAGGCGTTGCGCGACGGTGCGACAGGCGGGATATTTGCGCTGAGCAATGTCTTCCCGCGCGAGATGCGCGCCGTCATGACCGCACATCTGACCGGCGGCGATGTGGAAACGGCGCAGCGGTTGGTGACGGCGCTCAGTCAGGCGCTAAAGCCGTATGGCAACCCACCGGCAATCAAGGCGCTGCTGGCGCGCCTCACCGATCTGCCGCGCGCCTCATCTCGCTTTCCGCTTGTCGATCTGACTCCCGACGACGCTGAGACGCTGTGGACGGCAGTGCGGAAGGTCGAAGCGACGTGA